Genomic window (Cellulosilyticum lentocellum DSM 5427):
GTGCACAAAATTGTGCCCATAACTCAGAGCAATGTTGCTGTAGAGGTGAAATTAAGGTAGCAGGTAATGAGGCTCAGCATTCTGAAAATACTTTTTGTTCTAATTTTTATGAAGATCAAGGTGGTGCTAGAAATGCAGTAAGTCAGGAGCCAACTGTTCAAATGAATGTCGGCTGTGAAGCAACTAACTGTACTCATAATAATAATTGCAATTGTGCAGCTGATTCTATTGATGTAAGTGGCTACAATGCATGCAACTGCGATGACACTTGTTGTTCGAGTTTTTATCCTAAATAATGAAAGAAGTATAAAAGAGCTATCCTGGATAGCTCTTTTATTATTAATAGCAAAGTATATAATAAAAAACACCAAACTTTTGTTCGACTCATTGAATGAAAGAAAAACTAGTGATACAATAAGCCTAAACCATAAGAAAAGAGGGGAAAAATGAGCAAATTTGAGATTGTTTCTGAATTTAAACCCACAGGAGATCAGCCCCAAGCCATTACTGAGCTTGTAACAAGTATTAATGAAGGGCATAAGTATCAAACTCTATTAGGAGTAACAGGGTCAGGTAAAACATTTACTATGGCTAATATCATAGAAAAGGTACAAAAGCCAACGTTAATTTTAGCACATAACAAAACATTAGCAGCACAGCTCTACAGTGAGTTCAAGGAGTTCTTTCCCAATAATGCAGTAGAATACTTTGTGTCTTATTATGATTATTATCAGCCAGAAGCGTATGTTCCTTCTAGTGATACGTATATCGAGAAAGACTCA
Coding sequences:
- a CDS encoding DUF1540 domain-containing protein encodes the protein MPQLRCSAQNCAHNSEQCCCRGEIKVAGNEAQHSENTFCSNFYEDQGGARNAVSQEPTVQMNVGCEATNCTHNNNCNCAADSIDVSGYNACNCDDTCCSSFYPK